From Schizosaccharomyces pombe strain 972h- genome assembly, chromosome: II, the proteins below share one genomic window:
- a CDS encoding GTPase-activating protein has product MSSLASLIKTKLKLPDSSKNLNKLRWKFRLLESQFALYSLPCQLRFVHYNNLEDPNSFNGLLYLFTDYIAFQGDDESNQFCMPYTIIRKVSRVKSNDLEQLLSVSTSNGYEYRISLQVSETTAAHFCQLLREELVSHKADMQRSSEFSKQFFSERLCKPNVPEPETKDSYGFGARYGYPTDPRISRERAKLRMWKEYFLLYGANLSLIRVSLFSKLVRIELPNKLRGEIWELTSGSMYFRLENSDEYDHLLKVYSGQTSFSLEEIEKDLGRSLPEYPAYQNEEGINALRNVLVAFSWKNQEVGYCQAMNIVAAALLIHCTEEQTFFLMHKICEDYIPGYYSKTMYGTLIDQQVYESLVQRSMPNLHAHFVSKDIQLSIISLPWFLSLFLCTMPLPYAFRLLDFFFLEGPRVLFQIGMAILYDNEAEIMKATEDTMLISILKNYFSSLGDKAYKDATDKRVASITKFQLLLVTAFKKFSHITHSLIEDERKKHYEGVMNSIESFAKRTQIRSLQNYGTLTRTDLSNIYDRYHEVLSSKHRVGLGSSTDTRLEFDEFCIFLAGVTEWAKGLDAAAINNSSSFLRHLFLRFDKSMTGSLSLQDLVSGIAELKFRDVMRNISFIFELYDFNGDGFMDKPDVLKVSEAILWLTRFMGDEYLSAVSEFIQRCFHFADEASPDGHSDTLIDISDHMSSTGSENRSVGANSDIKVSLPTFRMVVLSIGLLEQLFSGGLADSIVLAPVQEKSSTTGGLRGLLDSLVIDTNRIGKTFRGHKPASRPSTANGTSNQNTTSEITTSETTATEKTPSNSSDTEDDVGDVVENDKDLLQFDPYKKNDA; this is encoded by the coding sequence ATGTCTTCTTTAGCCAGTCTTATAAAGACGAAGCTAAAACTTCCTGATTCCTCAAAAAACTTAAACAAATTACGATGGAAGTTTCGACTTCTTGAATCTCAATTTGCCCTCTACAGTTTGCCCTGTCAACTTCGATTTGTCCACTATAATAACTTGGAAGACCCTAATTCATTTAATGGTCtgctttatttatttactgaTTATATAGCTTTTCAAGGTGATGATGAGTCTAATCAATTTTGTATGCCATATACTATAATTCGAAAAGTTAGTCGAGTGAAAAGCAATGATCTTGAGCAATTGTTGTCGGTATCGACAAGCAATGGTTACGAATACAGAATATCTCTGCAGGTTTCTGAAACCACTGCTGCACATTTTTGCCAATTACTGAGAGAAGAGCTTGTATCTCACAAAGCTGATATGCAGCGGTCCTCCGAGTTTAGCAAACAGTTCTTTTCTGAACGCCTTTGCAAACCCAATGTTCCCGAACCAGAAACTAAAGATTCTTATGGATTCGGTGCTCGATATGGTTATCCCACCGATCCTCGAATCTCTAGAGAACGGGCAAAGCTACGAATGTGGAAAGagtattttttactttatggTGCAAATCTTTCGTTAATCAGAGTTTCTCTCTTCTCCAAATTGGTCCGAATTGAATTGCCCAATAAACTTCGTGGTGAAATATGGGAGCTTACATCAGGCTCCATGTACTTTCGTTTAGAGAATTCAGATGAATATGATCATCTTCTTAAAGTGTATTCTGGTCAaacatctttttctttagagGAAATAGAAAAGGATTTAGGTAGAAGTCTTCCAGAATATCCTGCTTATCAAAATGAAGAAGGTATCAACGCTTTGCGAAATGTTTTAGTAGCCTTTTCTTGGAAAAACCAAGAGGTTGGTTATTGTCAGGCAATGAATATTGTTGCAGCTGctcttttaattcattgCACCGAGGAACAAACCTTTTTTCTGATGCATAAGATTTGTGAAGATTACATTCCGGGTTATTACTCAAAGACGATGTACGGCACTCTAATTGATCAACAAGTTTACGAAAGTTTGGTTCAACGCTCAATGCCTAACTTACATGCGCATTTTGTAAGCAAAGACATTCAACTTAGCATCATTTCTTTGCCGTGGTTTTTGTCGCTTTTCCTTTGCACAATGCCTTTACCGTATGCGTTTAGGTTGTTagactttttctttctagAGGGTCCAAGGgttttgtttcaaattGGAATGGCTATCCTATATGACAACGAAGCTGAAATTATGAAGGCTACAGAAGACACTATGTTGatatcaattttaaaaaattatttttcatcattGGGAGATAAGGCTTATAAAGATGCAACAGATAAACGCGTTGCCTCTATCACGAAGTTTCAACTTTTATTGGTAACTGCTTTCAAGAAGTTTAGCCATATAACACACTCTTTAATTGAAgatgaaaggaaaaaacatTACGAAGGAGTTATGAATTCTATTGAGTCATTTGCAAAGAGAACACAAATTAGGAGTTTACAAAATTACGGTACATTAACACGTACGGATTTAAGTAATATTTACGACCGTTATCATGAAGTATTGTCGTCCAAACATCGAGTTGGATTAGGCAGCTCTACTGATACACGGTTGGAATTTGAcgaattttgtatatttttagCAGGAGTTACTGAATGGGCGAAAGGTTTGGATGCAGCGGCTATCAATAATTCATCATCCTTTCTTCgtcatttgtttttacgATTTGACAAAAGCATGACTGGATCATTATCTTTACAGGATTTGGTGTCCGGTATTGCAGAATTGAAATTTAGGGATGTAATGCGCAATATATCTTTTATATTCGAGCTTTATGACTTTAATGGAGATGGTTTTATGGATAAACCAGACGTTTTGAAGGTTTCAGAAGCTATTCTTTGGTTAACTAGGTTTATGGGTGATGAGTATCTATCCGCAGTTAGCGAATTCATACAACGCTGCTTTCATTTTGCTGATGAAGCTAGTCCTGATGGTCATTCTGATACGTTGATTGATATAAGCGACCATATGAGCAGTACTGGTTCTGAAAACCGTTCTGTTGGTGCTAATAGTGATATCAAAGTTAGTCTTCCCACTTTTAGAATGGTTGTTTTATCAATTGGTTTATTAGAGCAATTATTTTCTGGAGGACTCGCCGACTCTATCGTTTTAGCTCCAGTCCaagaaaaatcatcaaCCACCGGAGGTTTGAGAGGTTTATTGGATTCTTTGGTAATTGATACCAATAGGATTGGTAAAACATTTCGTGGGCATAAACCCGCTTCTCGTCCAAGTACCGCAAATGGTACTAGCAATCAAAATACTACTTCTGAAATTACCACATCGGAAACTACGGCGACTGAAAAAACAccttcaaattcttcagATACCGAAGATGATGTTGGTGATGTTGTAGAAAACGATAAAGATTTGCTTCAATTTGATccatacaaaaaaaatgatgctTAA